Genomic window (Ureibacillus composti):
TATGGTAGTGAAACACTACAAGGTATTTTACAACCATTTGGTGATCTTTTCCTACGATTAATTAAATTAATTGTTGTACCAATTGTACTTTCTAGTATCATTGTTGCAATTGCTGGTGTTGGTGATTTAAAATCAGTTGGTAAACTGGGTGGAAAATCATTAGCATATTTTATCGGTATGACATTAATAGCAATTGCTATCGGACTTGTTTCTGCAAATTTATTCCAGCCTGGAGCAGGAATAAATATGGAGAATTTAGCTCAAAGTGATATTTCTAGTTATGTTGATACTTCAGAACAGCAAGAAGGGAAATCTATTGCAGAAACCCTTTTACACATAGTTCCGACTAATCCATTCAGTGCAATGGTCGAAGGGGATATGTTAGCAATCATTTTCTTCGCGGTTGTTCTTGGCCTTGGAATCGCTGCTATTGGAGAAAGAGGAAAAACAGCTTTAAGTTTCTTTGAAGGTATCTCACATGCAATGTTCTATGTGACTAACCTATTTATGAAATATGCACCAATTGGTGTTTTTGCTTTAATCGGTGTAACAATTTCAAAATACGGGTTTACTTCACTAATTCCATTAGCGAAATTAGCAATAACTGTATATGGAACGATGATTTTCTTTGTTATTGTTGTTTTAGGGATTGTGGCCAAAATCATTGGTTACAGTATCTTTAAATTAATTAAAGTAATTAAAGAAGAGTTAATTTTAGCATTCTCTACTTCAAGTTCAGAAACTGTACTTCCAAGAATTATGGACAAGATGGAAAAGGTAGGGGCACCAAAACATATTTCAACATTCGTAATTCCGACAGGTTATTCATTTAATTTAGATGGTTCAGTTTTATACCAAGCGATTGCAGCATTATTCGTTGCTCAAATGTATGGCATTCACTTAAGTATCGGTCAACAAATTATGTTAATGTTAGTGTTAATGGTAACTTCAAAAGGTATGGCAGGTGTGCCAGGAGTATCCTTCGTAGTCCTTTTAGCTACATTCGGGACAATGGGCTTACCAGCAGAGGGTCTAATGTTTATCATCGGAATTGACCGTATTCTAGATATGGGTCGTACAGTAGTTAACGTAGTAGGTAACTCTATAGCAGCCCTTGTTATTGCTAAATGGGAAGGTCAATTAAACCTTAATACGGATGTAGAAAACACTCAAAAAGCTTAAAAATATAGATTATAAAAAGACTTTCGACGTCATGTTGAAAGTCTTTTTGTTTTACAGTGCTAAATACCTTTCTAAAAACAGGGATACTGCCCGTCAATTGAAAAATTACTCAAAAGGTAAGAAAACCTCTTAAGTCGTTTAGAAAGTAAAAAAACCGTTTACAAGTAACAGTTAAGTTGTTCAACGATATAAAAAATAGGGGAGGAAGAGGGATTCGATCCCCCGCGCGGTTTAACCCACCTGTCGGTTTACAAGACCGATTTCTTCAGTCGGACTTGGGTATTCCTTCGTATCGACATGTAAAAATATATACATTTTAAATAACTATGGTCATTAAATTAGTTGAGTGAATGATCTGAAACCCAATAATCCCTGCCGATGAATTGAGGTGAAAGGTATAAAAAACATGCCCTTTTGCATATTTTTCCTAACTACCACATATAAACATTGCATTTTTAGTGTGAAATGAAGTATACTAATTTATGCCGTGCTAGGTGGGGAGGTAGCGGTGCCCTGTAACTCGCAATCCGCTCTAGCGAGACTGAAGTCCTTTACTGAGGCTGTACGCATGTAGGGTCTGCCTCTTGCACGTAGTGTTGACGGTTGGGTCCTGCGCAATGGGTACCCATGAACCATGTCAGGTCCGGAAGGAAGCAGCATTAAGTGGTATTACCCATGTGCCGCGGGGTAGCCTAACCCGAGCTGGCGACAAGAGTAACGCTTATGTGCGGCAGTCGAAGGAAGGTGCACGGTATTAACGTGCGAATTATAAGCTCATAGAAGAGCATTTAATAAAAAAGACAAAATCAACTTAACTTGTTGATTTTGTCTTTTTTTATTTTTAAGGAAGGATAGGTGATAAGGAAAGGCGAACAATTTCTTAATATTTATTAATAAAATGGAAATTATGGAACTTAATTTACAGTTAAACGTACCAATTATTAAAGTGGAAATTAAAGGGGATGGCATTTTGAATAAAAGATATTTTTATATTGCATTTCTTATTGCAATCATTTTGAGCTTTATACAAATTACGCCTGCTAGCGCGGCACCAAATTTAGAGGTGAAAATGGATGTTGGAGTTAATAATAAAGTGAAATATTTCACTCCACTCCCGCTAAACATCACAGTAACAAATAATGGTTCCGCTTTTTCGGGTGATTTAGTCATTGATGCGGCTGAATCATACGCGCTTGGTTCTGGACTCGTTTATCCAGTAGATATTGCAGAGGGTGAGACGAAAACTATTCAACTTTATCTAAATGGGCTATCGGATGATTATATGTATTCTAATAATCAGCAATATCGTTTGGTTTACTTTTATGAGGGTGGTCTAGAAAAAGGGAAATTGATTGATTACAAGGGATCGGCAAATGCTAGACCTCAATATTATGAACCTGAAGCTACCTTTATTTATACATTAACTGAAAATAGTGATCGCCTTTCTTCCTTATTACGGTTGGGGCAAAATACACCTCAAGGTTATGAAGTATTCCACTTGAACCAGTTGAAAAACTTTGAGTTCCCAACAGATTCAAAAGGCTTTGAAATGGCTGATATTTTAGCGGTCGATGAAGAGAGTATTACGGACTTGCCGCAAGATGTACAACAGGCAATTTATGACTGGGTAGAACAAGGGGGTACATT
Coding sequences:
- a CDS encoding cation:dicarboxylase symporter family transporter; its protein translation is MKFKLSLATQIIIGLILGIAVGGIFYGSETLQGILQPFGDLFLRLIKLIVVPIVLSSIIVAIAGVGDLKSVGKLGGKSLAYFIGMTLIAIAIGLVSANLFQPGAGINMENLAQSDISSYVDTSEQQEGKSIAETLLHIVPTNPFSAMVEGDMLAIIFFAVVLGLGIAAIGERGKTALSFFEGISHAMFYVTNLFMKYAPIGVFALIGVTISKYGFTSLIPLAKLAITVYGTMIFFVIVVLGIVAKIIGYSIFKLIKVIKEELILAFSTSSSETVLPRIMDKMEKVGAPKHISTFVIPTGYSFNLDGSVLYQAIAALFVAQMYGIHLSIGQQIMLMLVLMVTSKGMAGVPGVSFVVLLATFGTMGLPAEGLMFIIGIDRILDMGRTVVNVVGNSIAALVIAKWEGQLNLNTDVENTQKA